Sequence from the Methanobrevibacter arboriphilus genome:
GTAAAGAATGTGCTAAAGGGAGATCTGATTTTGAAAGATTAAAAACTAAAGAGTTAGTATATACTGGAACTCTTAGAACCAATTTAGCAAGTTTTCTTGATAGTATTTCTTTTGAAGGCGAGGAATATAATGTAGCTTCTGAGCTCTTTGCAATTACTGCCGATGTTTATAATGTTTTAAATAAGATAAATCTTGATGATTATGTTTGTGATACTTGTGATGGTGCTGGAAAGTCTAAAGAGGAATCTGCAAGAAGAATTTCTAGGGTATTATGTGCTGATTTAGATATTCTTTCTTTTGATGATATTGTTGATATTTCTAAGAATATTCATCAAAGTCAAGTTGATCAAATAGCTAAATCATTAAAAGAAGTTGTAAATAGAGAAAATTTAGATTTAGTTGTTACTACTGGTCTTGGAAAAGATATACTTGCTAAAAAAGCAGCTGAAAGTTTAAATTTAGAAGTTAAATCTATGAGTGAGCTTTTAACAGATGAAGAATGTGTTGTTGCTCCAGCTATTGGGACTGCAATTATGATGAATGAATATTTAGAGAATGAATGTTTAAAAAATATTTAAAAGTTATTTAAAGTTATTTAAGGTTATTTAACAATGTTTAAGTTAGTTAAAGTTATTTAAGGTTATTTAAAATTATTTAAAGTTATTTAAGATTATTTAAAAAGATTATAATTTAAAATTAGTGGAGATATAAATGAAAAAAAGACGTATGGTTCTTATTATAATATTATTTTTATTAATAATAGGGGCAGGACTATGTTTATTTGCAAATCTTTGTGAAACTCAGACTATTGGATCAAATAATTTAGGATATGTTACAAAATCTACATATTCTCATTATGGAGATTCTGAACATAAAATTGCAGTTGTTTCTGGTATGCATTCAAGGGAAAAACTTTCTGCTGATGTTTTACCTATTGCAGTAAAGTTTTATGCTCTTTTTAATAAAGTAGATATAGTTAATTATCAAGTCACGGTTTTAGATAATCCTGATGATTTTTACATTGGTAGAAGCAATGGAGAGTCATTGGTTAATAATTATGTTGTAAATGACATAGCTAAAGAAAATTTTGATCTTGTTATTATAGGGCATGATCATGAAGAAGGTTATGGGGATGGTTTTTATATAGCTACTCCTTCAATGGATTCAAAATCAGTTAATCTAGCTGAAAAAGCAATTAATAATATTCCTAACTTTAATTATTATAAGAGAGATACTACAAAATCAGCTAAAAGTAGTTCTATCACTACTGTTGATAATCCTATTGTAGCTACTGGAACTCCTCTTTTTGTTTATGAAATTCCTGAATGGTTAGGCTTTTTTGAAGCTCTTGGTAATTCTTATAGTCTCATTGGAGCTTCGTTTAATTGTTTTAATTGATAATCTATACTTTTTATATTTACTTTTAGTATAATTATTTATCACCTTATCTTATTTTTTTTAGAAATAATGGTGTATTTGAAAAGTAGTTGCTAAATTGATAAATTTATATTCTTTTTTTTAAAAAAAATTGGGGTGAGATTCGTTTTTATATGAATCATGACCTTAATATATATTATTGTATTATTTTTTTAAATATTTAAATTTTTTATAATTGAATACATGTTAGCGTTAGCTATCAACTATTTTTTTGGAGGAGGATGAGCTTATAACCAAAAATCATCAGTTAAAAGTGTTAAGAGAAAAAGAAAGAGTTTAAAAGATTTTTAGTGAATACTTGTAGGAGCTTTATTTATATTATCAAGACTCTCCCCGTATAAATAATATTTTTTTAAACAATTCTTAAATTG
This genomic interval carries:
- a CDS encoding hydantoinase/oxoprolinase family protein, encoding MRIAGFDIGGANTDLAIVDFEKRNKIIDISCDFKYLPMWSNNNDLGNTLFELIQNISDIDSIDGIGISMTAELVDAYETKKEGVLDIANKSKEIFNENSSKIIPIAFIGTKKVLSLEELKSNSFDVAAANWIATAQVAAQISPNCIFIDTGSTTTDIIPIKNGKECAKGRSDFERLKTKELVYTGTLRTNLASFLDSISFEGEEYNVASELFAITADVYNVLNKINLDDYVCDTCDGAGKSKEESARRISRVLCADLDILSFDDIVDISKNIHQSQVDQIAKSLKEVVNRENLDLVVTTGLGKDILAKKAAESLNLEVKSMSELLTDEECVVAPAIGTAIMMNEYLENECLKNI